Below is a window of Lentisphaerota bacterium DNA.
ACGGTTTGCCCGTCAATGACAACGCTACCAATGCCCCCTGATGAAAGTTTGCCCGTGATAGATTTATCGGCGTGCTCCCGTCTGTTCATGAGCGATTCTCCTTGTTGATAATTGGTGCTGTTCAAGAGGCGTCAAGAATACCGAGCAAACCGTCGATCTGCGCGCGGTAGGTCCGGAGCGTTTCCGCCCAGCGATTCAGGCAAGTTCTTCCGTCTTGGGTCAGAGTGAAACGCCGCTTGGCAGGTCCGCTTTTTCCGCAATCCCAATCGGACGATACCAGTCCTTCTTTCTCCATTGATTTCAATGTCTTGTAGATACCGCTCGTGTCCGGCGGCGAATCTGCGAACACCTCTAACTTGGCGAGCTGCTGGACAAGGTCGTAGCCATGGGTTCCCGCGCGAGCCAGTATCGCCAAGACGACCGGGCGCAGCAATCGGTCGAGCGTCTTTCCCGAGCATGCACATTGGTTAAGTTCCATTATTGGACTATCTCCATTAGTCGCGGCAATTATAGATATGAATGAGCGCCCATGTCAAGCGGCCGATGACGGGGATCACAATTCTACAACTGGCGGCGAGAGGTTTTTTTTTCGTGGACGCGTCGTCCCCGCCGAAGAGAAAAGCTGAAAGCTAAAAGGCCTCCCATCACGGGAGGCCTTCGGGTTGGTGTTGACCCGGTTTACTCGATTTCGACCTTGACGGCTTCGACCGTGGGGGCTTC
It encodes the following:
- a CDS encoding PadR family transcriptional regulator; the encoded protein is MELNQCACSGKTLDRLLRPVVLAILARAGTHGYDLVQQLAKLEVFADSPPDTSGIYKTLKSMEKEGLVSSDWDCGKSGPAKRRFTLTQDGRTCLNRWAETLRTYRAQIDGLLGILDAS